A portion of the uncultured Draconibacterium sp. genome contains these proteins:
- a CDS encoding GxxExxY protein yields the protein MISKTEIEKIGKQIVDAAFEVHSELGPGLLESVYEICLVEELKERGLTVERQVKLPVVYKDKILQKEFIIDILVEKCVIIELKAVEMLLPVHEVQTLTYMKLADMKLGYLINFNVPLIKQGIKRKINGYF from the coding sequence ATGATTTCGAAAACTGAAATAGAAAAGATTGGGAAACAGATTGTGGATGCTGCCTTTGAAGTGCATTCAGAATTAGGACCCGGTTTGCTCGAATCAGTTTATGAAATTTGTTTAGTTGAAGAGTTGAAAGAACGTGGTCTTACTGTTGAGAGGCAGGTTAAATTGCCGGTTGTCTATAAAGACAAGATTCTTCAGAAAGAATTTATCATTGACATATTAGTTGAAAAGTGCGTTATAATTGAGTTGAAAGCTGTTGAAATGTTGTTGCCGGTTCACGAGGTACAAACTCTAACCTACATGAAACTGGCGGACATGAAACTGGGTTATCTAATCAATTTTAATGTACCATTAATCAAACAAGGTATTAAACGAAAAATTAACGGATACTTTTAA